A single genomic interval of Deinococcota bacterium harbors:
- a CDS encoding IS3 family transposase, which translates to MEQEKANHAVALMCRLFGVSKSGYYAWQHRGPSARSLSDAELLAHIKMIHEESRGVYGAPRIHADLKLKYHIDCSRKRVARLMRQA; encoded by the coding sequence ATGGAGCAAGAGAAAGCCAATCACGCTGTCGCCCTGATGTGCCGGCTCTTCGGGGTCTCGAAGAGCGGCTACTATGCTTGGCAACATAGAGGACCCTCGGCAAGGAGCCTGTCAGATGCCGAACTGCTCGCGCACATCAAGATGATTCACGAGGAGAGTCGAGGTGTCTACGGCGCCCCTCGCATTCACGCCGACCTAAAGCTCAAGTACCACATCGATTGCTCCAGAAAGCGCGTAGCTAGGCTCATGCGTCAGGCC